The window TCGATTACAAGCGATGCCGGTAAACCCTTCCTGAAAGTGTAGCGATGGACACCGGCATAGGTTGATGCCGTCATCTCGGCCAGTATTCCCTCTTTCCGGAAATTGACGGAGTAATATCCGGGTGTAGCCTTCTCATCCTTGTGGGAGAAACCAATGGGTTCGGGAGTGTAGTGTTCGGCTCCGTTGTCCATTGCCCTGGAGGTGGGATGAAAGAGAATGTCTCCCAGGTCGATGGCTCCGGTGCCACTCAGGTGAGTATGGGAAAACCCGATGATGGTTGAATCGCTGTAATGGTATCCGGCACATGCATCCCAATTGTCCCTCCGGGTGTCGGGACTCAGTTGAACAGCACCATAGGGCGATGTTGCCCCTGGATAGGTATGACCATGGCCCCCTGTACCGATAAAGGGGTCAACATAATCTATCGGGTCTACCGCCATGTTGCCGATACAACCTGGAAGGAGCAGCAATAACAGCCAACCCAATGCAATTTTTTTCATCATTGACTACCTTTTTGACTCTAACGTTTCAGTTCTGACGGGAATATGGGGCGTGGTGTCTTGCCCTCCGGAGCATAGCGAAGTTCCAGCGACTGACCGCCATGATCCTCGAAATACTCCACCTTGATGATATGCGAACCCGATGTCAGATCGGCCACTCCGTACTTGGTTGTACGGGAGTGCGACCCGTCGTTGTTGATGATCTCCTTGCCGTCGATGATCAGTCTGGAGCCATCATCCGATGCAAGTTCAAACTTGTATCTCCCTGCCTCGTCTATCTGTAGGGTGGAAGAGAAGATGACTGCATAGTGATCTTCTGTCTCGGCAACTGGAAGTCCGTTGAGGGTGAACGCATGGAGATAACCGACGGCATCGGCCTTGCCAAATTTGGTGAAATCGGGAAGCTTCTTCTCATTGTAGTTCTTGTAAAGTTTATACTCTATGGATGCCTCACCTTCCGGAACGGCTGTATAGAGAAAATTGCTCGCTACCAGACTGTAGTTGCCGTTTTTGTAGGCAATGGCCTGGATGGTACAGCTCTCTTTCAACTCAAACGGTCCGGTGTACCGGATCGATTCTTTCGTAGGAGCAGTTCCATCGAGTGTATAATAGATCTCCGCACCTTCGGTATCGACGGTGATGGTCACCTTTTCACCTTTGTCCACAACACCCTTGAAGGGGTGAATCAGCGGAACGGGGACGTAGCAGAGATCGGTTTTGGGTTCAAATGCCTCCTGCATGAAGCGGCCTCTGCATTCACGTGGCAGTTCCACCCCGAGAAGCCCGGCAACGGTAGCTGCATTGTCGTAGATCATGTTGGCGTGTGCCATGAACTTCCCTTTGGTAACACCTTTTCCATACATGATAACCGGGATCTGCAGCTCCTCCATCGAATCACCGCCATGGCCATAGTGGATTCCTCCATGATCGGCAGTAATGATGATAACGGCGTCCTTGAGCATATCCCTCTCCTCAAGTTTCTTTACAAACTCGCCCACCTGTTTGTCCATATGGCTGATACAGTCGAAATACTCCTGGCTTTCGTGGCCGGTTTCATGACCCTGGTGATCAGTGATGTCGATGGATACAAACAGCAGTTCGGGTTCGTCGGCCAGATAATCGGCAAATGCCTGCTGAAGCAGTTCGTCTGCGCTATAGCCCTTCTCCTTGTTTGAATAGAGCGCCTTGTCGAAGACCGTCATGTCGTACATGCGTGTCTCTCCACTCCACTCAATATAGGCGTACATCTTTGCGTCGGGTTTCTGTTCCCGTATCACATCGAACATCGTGGGAAAAAGTCCAATGGAGTTCCTTGCCGCCGGTTCGATGGAGTAGTTGTCTCTTTCCCAGTCGTTTCCTGTAACTCCGTGCATCTCGATGGGTGCACCGGTAACCATGGACATCCAGTTCTGGCTGCTGGAAGTTTCCCTTACGCAACGCGTGTCGAGCGACACTGCACCATTCTCGATGAGATAGTTGAAGGTGGGGGTTGTGGCCCGTTGGATACCGATCGAGCTCATGGCATCGAATCCAAGAAAAATTACATGTTTTGCACGGGGAGTATTTTCATTCTTGTTGCAACAGCCTGTTAAAAAGAGTGCAGCAATGATGGTTGATATGGTAAGCAAATGTTTCATGTTGATCTTTTTAGATAAATATGAGGAGAGGCCTGTTCCTGACTCATGATTGACCTGCAGGGAGAAAAAAGGGACTGAATGGGGCGGAATGTTGCATCCGCCCCGTTCAATCCGTTCAAACTAATTATATCCGTAATTCTGTTTCAGGGCACCTGCTGCTTTTGTAATCTCATTGGATGGGTAGGGGAAGCAGATCTTGTGGTCTTCCCATTTGGGGGCAGGAGACTGAAAATCGAGGTATGCACCGATGGTATAGGGTCCATCCGGATCGCCCCGGTAACCATCCATAAACCGACTTTCGCCCGTGTTGGGGTCGGTGACGTAGCCGGAGTAGTGGCGTGCTCTCGGATGAGTTTCAAGCTCCTTGATGGCAAGGGCCTTGATCTCCGGGTAGCTGCTTACGGCCCAGCGCTTCAGGTCGCCAAGATGGTCGGCTACCGGTTCGTATGCCAGTTCGCAGAACCGTTCGTGGTAAAGCTCCTCCCAGGTACCTACACAATTTTCAGGAAGATTTACCCTTGCACGGATCTTGTTGAGATCTTTGGCTGCTTCTGAATTGTTGCCTTTAGCCAGATTGGCCTCTGCCCTGAGCAGCATACAGTCTGCAAAACGGATGACGGTGAAGTTTACACGCGCCGTTGGCCAGTCGCCCGAGTTGTTGACATAGCCAGCATTGATGGCATCCGGATAGCCGAAGGGATCCATCCACTTATTGATCTGGAAGCCGGTCTCGACGTCGGATTCCGAAAAGAAGCGGCGGGTTTCACCCCAGAACTGGAACTCCTGGCCATATTTGAGGATCGACCGGGTAAGCCGTTCGTTGTTCTCTTCCCCATCCTTGGCAAACTCCTCGTAAGCGTCCTGAGTGGGCTTGAATTGACCCCAGCCGTTGAAGACACCCCAGCCTTTGTTTTCCAGGATAACGCCCGGCCATTCAACACCGCCGCGCTTCCAGTCGTTGCCTCCATTGCTCGGGAATGTAAAGCAATATTCAGGACCCCACCAATATTTAAAATCGGCAGAGAAAAGATTGGAGAAAGAATCGGCAAGCCTCCTGCCATAGCTGTTTTCCAGCTCATTTACCACGCTAATTACATTGTCCCACTTGGTGTTGTCCCAGGTGGCCCAATAGGCATACACGCGAGACATCATGGCTACAGCTGCTGCCTGGTGTGCCCTGCCCCGGTCATCGGGACCGTAGGTCTCAAATCTGGGGAGGTACTCTTTTGCCTTCTCGAAGTCGGCAATGATCATGGCGTAGTTATCCATGACGGTAGCCTGCTGTGGTGGAATGGAATAGTCGTATTCACCTTCCACCTCTTCATATTTGATTG of the Petrimonas mucosa genome contains:
- a CDS encoding alkaline phosphatase family protein; translation: MKHLLTISTIIAALFLTGCCNKNENTPRAKHVIFLGFDAMSSIGIQRATTPTFNYLIENGAVSLDTRCVRETSSSQNWMSMVTGAPIEMHGVTGNDWERDNYSIEPAARNSIGLFPTMFDVIREQKPDAKMYAYIEWSGETRMYDMTVFDKALYSNKEKGYSADELLQQAFADYLADEPELLFVSIDITDHQGHETGHESQEYFDCISHMDKQVGEFVKKLEERDMLKDAVIIITADHGGIHYGHGGDSMEELQIPVIMYGKGVTKGKFMAHANMIYDNAATVAGLLGVELPRECRGRFMQEAFEPKTDLCYVPVPLIHPFKGVVDKGEKVTITVDTEGAEIYYTLDGTAPTKESIRYTGPFELKESCTIQAIAYKNGNYSLVASNFLYTAVPEGEASIEYKLYKNYNEKKLPDFTKFGKADAVGYLHAFTLNGLPVAETEDHYAVIFSSTLQIDEAGRYKFELASDDGSRLIIDGKEIINNDGSHSRTTKYGVADLTSGSHIIKVEYFEDHGGQSLELRYAPEGKTPRPIFPSELKR
- a CDS encoding RagB/SusD family nutrient uptake outer membrane protein; protein product: MKKMIYMIVVAAVTMLLAGCSDFLDVQPEGSPTTTTYFANDAQAINAIKALYAPIYDSDGGYGREIYWEQCATNMMVPGRTRSYPGLFTLNYSGDEGPLSDTYNLFMGIIARANWVVKALLDKQAKTTLTPIEIRSLGEAYFVRGFLHFSLAYRYGSNRQGIPAIKYEEVEGEYDYSIPPQQATVMDNYAMIIADFEKAKEYLPRFETYGPDDRGRAHQAAAVAMMSRVYAYWATWDNTKWDNVISVVNELENSYGRRLADSFSNLFSADFKYWWGPEYCFTFPSNGGNDWKRGGVEWPGVILENKGWGVFNGWGQFKPTQDAYEEFAKDGEENNERLTRSILKYGQEFQFWGETRRFFSESDVETGFQINKWMDPFGYPDAINAGYVNNSGDWPTARVNFTVIRFADCMLLRAEANLAKGNNSEAAKDLNKIRARVNLPENCVGTWEELYHERFCELAYEPVADHLGDLKRWAVSSYPEIKALAIKELETHPRARHYSGYVTDPNTGESRFMDGYRGDPDGPYTIGAYLDFQSPAPKWEDHKICFPYPSNEITKAAGALKQNYGYN